A region from the Symphalangus syndactylus isolate Jambi chromosome 2, NHGRI_mSymSyn1-v2.1_pri, whole genome shotgun sequence genome encodes:
- the LOC129469989 gene encoding transforming protein RhoA-like isoform X2 encodes MAAIWKKLVIVGDGACGKTCLLIGFSKDQFPEVYVPTVLENYVEDYDHLRPLSYPDPDVILMCFSIDSPDSLENIPKKWTPEVKYFCPNVPMLLVGNKKDLRNDEHTRRELAIAKMKQEQVKPEEGRDMANRIGAFGYMECSAKTKDGVREVFEMATRAALQARREKKKSGCLVL; translated from the exons ATGGCTGCCATCTGGAAGAAACTGGTGATTGTTGGTGATGGAGCCTGTGGAAAGACATGCTTGCTCATAGGCTTCAGCAAGGACCAGTTCCCAGAGGTGTATGTGCCCACAGTGTTGGAGAACTATGTG GAAGATTATGATCACCTGAGGCCCCTCTCCTACCCAGATCCCGATGTTATACTGATGTGTTTTTCCATTGACAGCCCTGATAGTTTAGAAAACATCCCAAAAAAGTGGACCCCGGAAGTCAAGTATTTCTGTCCCAACGTGCCCATGCTCCTGGTTGGGAATAAGAAGGATCTTCGGAATGATGAGCACACAAGGCGGGAGCTAGCCATAGCCAAGATGAAGCAGGAGCAGGTGAAACCTGAAGAAGGCAGAGATATGGCAAACAGGATTGGCGCTTTTGGGTACATGGAGTGTTCAGCAAAGACCAAAGATGGAGTGAGAGAGGTTTTTGAAATGGCTACGAGAGCTGCTCTGCAAGCTAGACGTGAGAAGAAAAAATCTGGGTGCCTTGTCTTGTGA
- the LOC129469989 gene encoding transforming protein RhoA-like isoform X1 encodes MAAIWKKLVIVGDGACGKTCLLIGFSKDQFPEVYVPTVLENYVADIEVDGKQVEWALWDTAGQEDYDHLRPLSYPDPDVILMCFSIDSPDSLENIPKKWTPEVKYFCPNVPMLLVGNKKDLRNDEHTRRELAIAKMKQEQVKPEEGRDMANRIGAFGYMECSAKTKDGVREVFEMATRAALQARREKKKSGCLVL; translated from the coding sequence ATGGCTGCCATCTGGAAGAAACTGGTGATTGTTGGTGATGGAGCCTGTGGAAAGACATGCTTGCTCATAGGCTTCAGCAAGGACCAGTTCCCAGAGGTGTATGTGCCCACAGTGTTGGAGAACTATGTGGCAGATATCGAGGTGGATGGAAAGCAGGTAGAGTGGGCTTTGTGGGACACAGCTGGGCAGGAAGATTATGATCACCTGAGGCCCCTCTCCTACCCAGATCCCGATGTTATACTGATGTGTTTTTCCATTGACAGCCCTGATAGTTTAGAAAACATCCCAAAAAAGTGGACCCCGGAAGTCAAGTATTTCTGTCCCAACGTGCCCATGCTCCTGGTTGGGAATAAGAAGGATCTTCGGAATGATGAGCACACAAGGCGGGAGCTAGCCATAGCCAAGATGAAGCAGGAGCAGGTGAAACCTGAAGAAGGCAGAGATATGGCAAACAGGATTGGCGCTTTTGGGTACATGGAGTGTTCAGCAAAGACCAAAGATGGAGTGAGAGAGGTTTTTGAAATGGCTACGAGAGCTGCTCTGCAAGCTAGACGTGAGAAGAAAAAATCTGGGTGCCTTGTCTTGTGA